The following coding sequences lie in one Arthrobacter sp. SLBN-122 genomic window:
- a CDS encoding riboflavin synthase: MFTGIIAEQGQVLSVERDGNTSATVRLHAPGSTEGLPLGGSIAVNGVCLTATAIDGKEFSVDVMGETLVRSTIGELVAGDSVNLERCVPAGGRLDGHVVQGHVDGVGVLLEREPLGNWERLRFGVPANLARYIAEKGSIAIDGVSLTVTAVSPAPEQEPWFEVGLIPTTLAETGLGTKTAGSRVNLEVDVLAKYTERLLAFRDAGAAAGTGGTAVAGGAR, from the coding sequence ATGTTCACCGGAATTATTGCCGAGCAGGGGCAGGTGCTGTCCGTGGAGCGCGACGGAAACACCAGCGCCACAGTCCGGCTGCACGCCCCCGGCTCCACCGAAGGCCTGCCACTTGGCGGCTCCATTGCCGTGAACGGGGTCTGCCTTACGGCAACCGCCATTGACGGCAAGGAGTTCAGCGTTGACGTCATGGGGGAAACCCTGGTCCGGAGCACCATCGGCGAGCTCGTTGCCGGGGATTCAGTCAACCTGGAACGCTGTGTTCCTGCAGGCGGACGCCTGGACGGGCATGTCGTACAAGGCCACGTGGACGGCGTGGGAGTCCTGCTGGAACGCGAACCGCTGGGCAACTGGGAGCGCCTGCGCTTTGGCGTCCCCGCCAACCTGGCCCGCTACATTGCCGAGAAAGGCTCCATCGCCATTGACGGTGTCTCCCTCACTGTCACCGCTGTCAGCCCGGCGCCGGAGCAGGAGCCCTGGTTCGAAGTGGGCCTGATCCCCACCACCTTGGCTGAAACGGGCCTGGGGACAAAAACCGCCGGCAGCCGGGTGAACCTGGAGGTCGACGTCCTGGCCAAATACACCGAACGGCTGCTTGCCTTCCGCGATGCCGGCGCAGCAGCCGGCACCGGTGGCACCGCGGTTGCAGGAGGTGCACGGTGA
- the ribB gene encoding 3,4-dihydroxy-2-butanone-4-phosphate synthase gives MNAAVHLESAAAADAVNTDNASGGRAAAPAKGLDSIEDAVRAMAAGRPVLVVDNEHRENEGDIIFAAQHATPALMGWTIRYSSGVICVPLTGDRADALALPPMTAVNEDAKGTAYTVSCDAAIGVSTGISATDRALTARILADPQATPASVTRPGHIFPLRAVDGGVRERQGHTEAAVDLCRLAGLEPVGVIAEVVYDDGEMMRLDGLRSFAAEHGCPLISIEDLVAYLEAGAGGTQREDVRVTPGEQKEKR, from the coding sequence GTGAACGCCGCAGTACACCTGGAATCCGCCGCTGCCGCGGATGCGGTCAACACCGACAATGCCTCCGGCGGCCGGGCGGCCGCGCCTGCCAAGGGACTGGACTCCATTGAGGATGCAGTGCGCGCCATGGCGGCAGGCCGGCCTGTGCTCGTCGTTGACAACGAGCACCGCGAAAACGAAGGCGACATCATTTTCGCCGCCCAGCACGCCACGCCCGCCCTGATGGGCTGGACCATCCGGTACAGCTCCGGCGTGATTTGCGTGCCGCTGACCGGGGACCGCGCGGACGCCTTGGCGCTGCCGCCCATGACCGCGGTCAACGAGGACGCCAAAGGCACGGCCTACACAGTGTCCTGCGACGCGGCGATTGGCGTCAGCACGGGAATTTCCGCCACGGACCGGGCCCTGACGGCCCGCATCCTGGCCGACCCGCAGGCCACACCGGCCTCCGTGACCCGCCCGGGGCATATTTTCCCGCTCCGTGCGGTTGACGGTGGTGTGCGGGAACGCCAGGGCCACACCGAGGCGGCCGTGGACCTGTGCCGACTTGCGGGCCTGGAGCCCGTCGGGGTGATCGCGGAAGTGGTGTACGACGACGGTGAAATGATGCGCCTGGACGGCTTGCGTTCGTTCGCAGCGGAACATGGATGTCCGCTGATCTCCATTGAGGACCTGGTGGCGTATCTTGAAGCCGGGGCCGGGGGAACCCAGCGTGAGGATGTCCGGGTAACGCCGGGCGAACAGAAGGAGAAACGATGA
- the ribA gene encoding GTP cyclohydrolase II has product MTAAAASDDSQQNGHRRHHAVSGEAPHPVSGGPVVQLPTAFGDFVAQAWTDLVTGVEHLAVSSPNAPTDGQAPLVRLHSECLTGDVFGSYRCDCGEQLAYALELIRDNGGTLLYLRGQEGRGIGLANKIKAYALQEAGFDTVEANEQLGLPVDARCYKAAAQILAEMGLHEVRLLSNNPDKQNRLAKAGVNVVEMVPTEVPSREQNIRYLRTKKDRMEHRLLLDTQVAPVPVPAPETPFDHEQD; this is encoded by the coding sequence ATGACGGCAGCGGCAGCCAGCGACGACAGCCAGCAGAACGGCCACCGGAGGCACCACGCAGTATCCGGCGAGGCACCCCATCCCGTCAGCGGAGGGCCCGTCGTGCAGCTGCCCACCGCCTTCGGCGACTTCGTTGCCCAGGCATGGACTGATCTGGTGACCGGTGTGGAACACCTGGCCGTCAGTTCCCCCAACGCCCCCACCGACGGTCAAGCCCCCTTGGTGCGGCTGCACTCCGAGTGCCTCACCGGCGATGTCTTTGGCTCCTACCGCTGCGACTGCGGGGAACAGCTTGCCTACGCACTGGAACTGATCCGGGACAACGGCGGCACCCTGCTATACCTTCGCGGCCAGGAGGGCCGCGGCATCGGCCTGGCCAACAAGATCAAGGCCTATGCCCTGCAGGAAGCCGGCTTCGACACGGTGGAGGCCAATGAACAGCTGGGCCTGCCCGTTGACGCCCGGTGCTACAAGGCCGCAGCCCAGATCCTTGCCGAAATGGGCCTGCACGAGGTGCGGCTGCTCAGCAACAACCCGGACAAGCAGAACAGGCTGGCCAAGGCCGGCGTGAACGTCGTGGAAATGGTGCCCACCGAGGTGCCTTCCCGGGAACAGAACATCCGCTACCTGCGCACCAAGAAGGACCGCATGGAACACCGGCTGCTGCTGGATACCCAGGTGGCTCCGGTGCCCGTGCCGGCCCCCGAAACCCCTTTCGACCACGAACAAGACTGA
- the ribH gene encoding 6,7-dimethyl-8-ribityllumazine synthase — translation MSGHGAPDIDLSTLNPAETSQLKLAIVAASWHTQIMDGLLDGALRAAKDAGIAEPTVLRVPGSFELPVAAARLAPHFDAVVALGVVIRGGTPHFDYVCQAATSGLTDVSVSTGVPVGFGVLTCDNEQQGLDRAGLPGSKEDKGHEAVTAALATAVVLKQYQS, via the coding sequence ATGAGTGGACACGGCGCCCCCGACATCGACCTCAGCACCCTCAACCCGGCCGAGACCTCGCAGCTGAAGCTCGCGATCGTCGCAGCCAGCTGGCACACACAGATCATGGACGGGCTCCTTGACGGCGCGCTCCGGGCCGCCAAGGACGCCGGCATTGCCGAGCCCACCGTGCTGCGGGTTCCCGGCAGCTTCGAACTGCCCGTTGCCGCAGCACGCCTGGCACCGCACTTTGACGCCGTCGTTGCCCTCGGCGTCGTGATCCGCGGCGGAACCCCGCACTTTGACTACGTCTGCCAGGCAGCGACGTCCGGCCTGACCGACGTCAGCGTCTCCACCGGCGTGCCGGTGGGCTTCGGCGTGCTGACCTGCGACAACGAACAGCAGGGACTGGACCGCGCCGGTCTGCCCGGCTCCAAGGAAGACAAGGGCCATGAGGCCGTGACGGCGGCGCTGGCCACCGCCGTCGTGCTCAAGCAGTACCAGAGCTAA
- a CDS encoding phosphoribosyl-ATP diphosphatase: protein MKNFETLFAELSEKAATRPEGSRTVAELESGVHGIGKKVVEEAAEVWMAAEYESDEAAAEEISQLLYHLQVLMLAKGLTLEDVYKHL from the coding sequence GTGAAGAATTTCGAGACGCTGTTCGCTGAGCTCAGCGAGAAGGCAGCCACCCGCCCGGAAGGCTCCCGCACCGTCGCTGAATTGGAGTCCGGTGTTCACGGCATCGGCAAAAAAGTCGTTGAGGAAGCAGCCGAAGTATGGATGGCTGCCGAATATGAATCCGATGAAGCCGCGGCCGAGGAAATTTCCCAGCTGCTGTACCACCTGCAGGTTCTGATGCTCGCCAAAGGCCTGACCCTGGAAGACGTCTACAAGCATCTGTAG
- the hisG gene encoding ATP phosphoribosyltransferase, with translation MLRVAVPNKGSLSEAASAMLSEAGYRQRRDSRELVMVDPDNDIEFFFLRPRDIAVYVGQGTLDVGITGRDLLLDAGVEAEELLPLGFAASTFRFAGPVGDFASAAELEGKRLATSYDGLLRSYLAERGINAKVVRLDGAVESSVRLGVADAIADVVETGNTLKAAGMEIFGDPILKSEAVLIRRTGNGGAANGTAREIDVLIRRLQGVLVARQYVLMDYDIRKELVEKAAGLTPGLESPTVSPLRDSDWVAVRSMVPKKETNRIMDELYDLGARAILVSSIHACRI, from the coding sequence ATGCTGCGAGTAGCCGTCCCCAACAAGGGCTCCCTGTCTGAAGCCGCCTCCGCCATGCTCTCCGAAGCCGGATACCGCCAGCGGCGCGACAGCCGTGAGCTGGTCATGGTGGACCCCGACAACGACATTGAGTTCTTCTTCCTCCGCCCCCGTGACATCGCGGTCTACGTCGGCCAGGGAACGCTCGACGTCGGCATCACCGGCCGCGACCTGCTTCTGGACGCCGGGGTGGAGGCCGAAGAGCTGCTTCCGCTGGGATTCGCCGCCTCAACGTTCCGCTTCGCCGGCCCGGTGGGCGACTTCGCCTCCGCCGCCGAACTTGAAGGCAAGCGCCTGGCCACCAGCTACGATGGCCTGCTGCGCAGCTACCTGGCCGAACGCGGCATCAACGCCAAGGTGGTCCGCCTGGACGGGGCGGTGGAATCCTCTGTCCGCCTCGGCGTGGCGGACGCCATCGCCGACGTCGTGGAAACCGGCAACACGCTCAAGGCCGCCGGCATGGAAATCTTCGGCGATCCCATCCTCAAATCCGAGGCCGTCCTGATCCGCCGCACCGGCAACGGGGGCGCCGCCAACGGCACCGCCAGGGAAATCGACGTCCTCATCCGCCGTCTCCAGGGCGTCCTGGTGGCGCGCCAGTACGTGCTGATGGACTACGACATCCGCAAGGAGCTCGTGGAGAAGGCGGCCGGCCTGACACCCGGCCTTGAATCGCCCACCGTTTCACCGCTGCGCGATTCCGATTGGGTGGCCGTCCGGTCCATGGTGCCCAAGAAGGAAACCAACCGGATCATGGACGAACTGTACGACCTCGGCGCGCGCGCCATCCTGGTCAGCAGCATCCACGCCTGCCGCATCTGA
- the hisF gene encoding imidazole glycerol phosphate synthase subunit HisF, giving the protein MAVAVRVIPCLDVDAGRVVKGVNFEGLRDAGDPVELAHRYDNAGADELTFLDVTASSGNRETTFDVVRRTAEEVFIPLTVGGGVRGVAEVDKLLRYGADKASINTAAVARPDVIDEITRHFGSQVLVLSVDARRTRPGSQPTPSGFEVTTHGGRTGTGIDAIEWAREAADRGVGEILLNSIDADGTKDGFDLELIKLVRAAVKVPIIASGGAGEPAHFPPAVAAGADAVLAASIFHWGPDDMMSQVKEAIREAGFEVR; this is encoded by the coding sequence ATGGCAGTAGCAGTACGCGTCATTCCCTGCCTTGACGTCGACGCCGGACGCGTCGTCAAGGGCGTCAACTTCGAGGGCCTGCGCGATGCCGGCGACCCCGTGGAACTCGCCCACCGCTACGACAACGCCGGTGCCGACGAACTGACGTTCCTTGACGTGACGGCCTCCTCCGGCAACCGCGAGACCACGTTCGACGTGGTCCGCCGCACCGCGGAGGAAGTATTCATCCCGCTGACGGTGGGCGGCGGCGTCCGCGGCGTAGCCGAGGTGGACAAGCTCCTGCGCTACGGCGCGGACAAGGCCTCCATCAACACCGCGGCCGTGGCCCGCCCCGATGTCATTGACGAAATCACCCGCCACTTCGGTTCCCAGGTGCTGGTCCTGTCCGTTGATGCCCGCCGCACCCGCCCGGGCTCGCAGCCCACGCCGTCGGGATTCGAAGTGACCACCCACGGCGGCCGCACCGGCACCGGGATCGACGCCATCGAATGGGCCCGGGAAGCAGCGGACCGCGGGGTGGGGGAGATCCTGCTGAACTCCATCGACGCCGACGGCACCAAGGACGGCTTCGACCTCGAACTCATCAAACTGGTCCGGGCTGCCGTTAAAGTCCCCATCATCGCCTCCGGGGGAGCGGGGGAACCCGCGCACTTCCCGCCGGCCGTCGCAGCCGGCGCGGACGCGGTCCTGGCCGCCTCGATTTTCCACTGGGGACCGGACGACATGATGTCCCAGGTCAAGGAAGCGATCCGGGAAGCCGGCTTCGAAGTCCGCTGA
- a CDS encoding IS110 family transposase, with amino-acid sequence MSIVTHSHPFVVGVDTHAKNHVYAIITTTTGELLQTRDFPTTSAGINRALAWVARHIGADLATLWVIEGAASYGALLAGAVGAAGYDVAEAPRMDARSHHGVGKSDLLDAHRIAAAVLPLETDQLRRPRLNEGIRAALRVLVTARESMTTERTRAVNALTALARVNDLGLDARKPLTGTQIREVCRWRAREEPLALSIARSEAVRLAKRIGELDAEIKTNNDRITELVEVSEAAPLLQETGFGPVTAAICLTAWSHHGRVRSEAAFASLAGASPIPASSGNTVRHRLNRGGDRTLNRALHMVALSRMTFDTETSNYVTKRQTEGRTKREIRRCVKRYLARRIYRTLNAATPSASQA; translated from the coding sequence ATGTCTATCGTTACGCATTCGCACCCGTTTGTCGTCGGCGTCGATACCCACGCCAAAAACCATGTCTACGCGATCATCACCACCACAACCGGGGAACTGCTTCAAACCCGGGACTTCCCGACCACCAGCGCCGGGATCAACCGCGCCCTGGCCTGGGTGGCACGTCACATCGGAGCTGACCTGGCCACCTTGTGGGTGATCGAGGGAGCCGCGTCCTATGGTGCCCTCCTCGCCGGAGCTGTAGGCGCCGCCGGCTACGACGTCGCCGAAGCACCGAGGATGGATGCCCGGTCCCATCACGGGGTTGGCAAATCCGACCTGTTGGATGCCCACCGGATCGCCGCGGCCGTCCTGCCGTTGGAAACGGATCAGTTGCGCAGGCCACGACTGAACGAAGGTATCCGGGCCGCCTTGCGGGTCCTGGTCACCGCGCGGGAGTCGATGACGACCGAGCGCACCCGGGCCGTGAACGCCCTAACAGCGCTGGCCCGGGTCAACGACCTTGGCCTTGACGCCCGCAAACCCCTCACGGGAACCCAGATCCGTGAAGTCTGCCGCTGGCGCGCCCGTGAAGAACCACTGGCACTGTCGATCGCCCGCTCAGAAGCAGTCCGGCTCGCCAAGCGGATCGGCGAGCTCGACGCGGAGATCAAAACCAACAACGACCGGATCACCGAACTGGTGGAAGTGAGCGAAGCCGCACCTTTGCTCCAGGAAACCGGCTTCGGCCCCGTCACCGCCGCCATCTGCCTCACCGCCTGGTCACACCACGGCCGGGTCCGGTCCGAAGCCGCCTTCGCCTCGCTAGCCGGGGCCAGCCCAATCCCAGCCTCCTCCGGGAACACCGTCCGGCACAGACTCAACCGCGGCGGTGACCGAACCCTGAACAGGGCACTGCACATGGTCGCCCTCAGCAGAATGACGTTCGACACCGAGACCAGCAACTACGTCACCAAACGACAAACCGAAGGACGCACCAAAAGGGAAATCCGCCGCTGCGTGAAACGCTACCTCGCCCGACGTATCTACCGCACCCTCAACGCCGCCACACCCAGCGCCTCCCAGGCTTGA
- a CDS encoding TIGR03085 family metal-binding protein, which yields MHFVEPSREVLAETLLAAGPDAPTLCKGWRTRDLAAHLYLRERKAAVGLGLIIKRLAKASDQATARLAAKLTGNDDYARLVNTFRAGPPALSPMSIKALDESANLIEYFVHTEDVRRAVDRWAPRALDEAYSDALWDELVKRAAILYRGVDLGIVLVRPSGPRHVAKRAPVSVAIVGEPGELLMHAHGRTRHALVTFEGQPDAVALLQSAEVGL from the coding sequence ATGCATTTCGTCGAACCGTCCCGAGAAGTCCTGGCCGAAACCCTGCTTGCGGCCGGCCCTGATGCGCCCACTCTGTGCAAGGGCTGGCGTACCAGGGACCTTGCCGCGCACCTCTACCTGCGCGAGCGGAAGGCCGCCGTCGGGCTCGGTTTGATCATCAAGCGCCTGGCCAAGGCATCGGACCAGGCGACCGCCCGGCTGGCGGCAAAGCTGACCGGCAACGACGACTATGCCCGGCTGGTCAACACCTTCCGCGCGGGTCCCCCTGCGCTTTCGCCGATGAGCATCAAGGCGCTCGACGAAAGCGCCAACCTGATCGAGTACTTCGTGCACACCGAGGACGTCCGGCGGGCCGTGGACCGGTGGGCACCCAGGGCACTTGATGAGGCATACTCGGACGCCCTGTGGGACGAACTCGTGAAGCGGGCCGCCATTCTCTACCGCGGCGTGGACCTGGGCATTGTCCTGGTCCGTCCGTCCGGTCCGCGCCACGTCGCCAAGCGGGCACCTGTTTCGGTGGCCATTGTCGGTGAGCCGGGCGAACTGCTGATGCACGCCCACGGCCGCACCCGCCATGCCCTGGTCACATTCGAAGGCCAGCCGGACGCCGTCGCCCTCCTCCAGTCAGCCGAAGTAGGGCTCTAA
- the hisI gene encoding phosphoribosyl-AMP cyclohydrolase, with protein sequence MSEQPTPVPTAGSAVSPPVEAVPPSSEEIVPPAGPLPREVAAALKRDGAGLVAAVVQQYDTNEVLMLGWMDDEALHRTMTTGRVTFYSRSRQEYWRKGDTSGHVQWVKSVALDCDGDALLVRVDQVGAACHTGTRTCFDGRALDVVAGQAG encoded by the coding sequence ATGTCTGAGCAGCCAACCCCCGTCCCAACCGCCGGATCCGCCGTGTCCCCGCCCGTGGAAGCCGTGCCGCCGTCGTCTGAAGAAATTGTGCCGCCGGCCGGTCCGCTGCCCCGGGAAGTGGCTGCCGCGCTCAAGCGCGACGGCGCCGGCCTGGTAGCCGCCGTGGTGCAGCAGTACGACACCAACGAAGTCCTGATGCTTGGCTGGATGGACGACGAAGCGCTTCATCGCACCATGACCACCGGCCGCGTCACTTTCTACTCCCGCTCACGGCAGGAGTACTGGCGCAAGGGCGATACCTCCGGGCACGTCCAGTGGGTCAAGTCCGTGGCTCTGGACTGCGACGGCGACGCGCTGCTGGTGCGCGTGGACCAGGTGGGCGCGGCCTGCCACACGGGTACCCGCACCTGCTTCGACGGCCGTGCCCTCGACGTAGTGGCAGGCCAGGCAGGCTAA
- a CDS encoding anthranilate synthase component I, protein MQDLGTISPSLEEFRELAGHSRVIPVRLKVLADAETPIGLYRKLAQGQPGTFLMESAAVGGAWSRYSFIGARSRATLTTRDGQAHWLGEPPAGVPVSGSPVDAIRDTIEALRTDRFEGLPPFTSGLVGFLGWETVRHWERLVSPPEDDLQLPEMALNLVTDMAVHDNVDGTVLLIANAINFDNSSERVDEAWHDAVARVKELLAKMSAPVVQPVSVLAPEALDFASSVQERWDEAEYLAALDRGKEAIVDGEVFQVVISRRFEMECKASALDVYRVLRNTNPSPYMYIFSLADADGREYSIVGSSPEALVTVTGEEVITHPIAGSRPRGKTVEADKALAEELLADQKERAEHLMLVDLSRNDLSKVCVAGTVDVTQFMEVERFSHIMHLVSTVVGRLAPQAKAYDVLKATFPAGTLSGAPKPRALRLLDELEPHRRGIYGGVVGYLDFAGDMDMAIAIRSALIREGRAYVQAGGGIVADSVNPTEALETVNKAAAPLRAVHTAGSLHNISADSLPGGTAS, encoded by the coding sequence ATGCAGGACCTTGGAACCATCAGCCCAAGCCTTGAGGAATTCCGGGAACTTGCCGGCCACAGCCGCGTCATTCCCGTGAGGCTCAAGGTCCTTGCCGACGCCGAAACCCCCATCGGGCTGTACCGGAAGCTGGCGCAGGGGCAGCCCGGCACCTTCCTGATGGAATCAGCAGCCGTCGGCGGTGCCTGGTCACGGTACTCCTTCATCGGCGCCAGGTCCCGCGCCACCCTGACCACCAGGGACGGGCAGGCACACTGGCTGGGCGAACCGCCCGCGGGCGTGCCGGTCAGCGGCAGCCCCGTGGACGCCATCCGCGACACCATCGAGGCGCTGCGCACCGACCGCTTCGAGGGGCTGCCGCCGTTTACCTCCGGCCTGGTGGGCTTCCTCGGCTGGGAGACGGTCCGCCACTGGGAACGGCTGGTCAGCCCGCCCGAGGATGACCTGCAGTTGCCGGAAATGGCCCTGAACCTGGTGACCGACATGGCCGTACACGACAACGTGGACGGTACGGTCCTGCTGATTGCCAACGCCATCAACTTCGACAACAGCTCCGAGCGCGTGGACGAGGCCTGGCACGACGCCGTCGCGCGGGTGAAAGAACTCCTGGCAAAGATGAGCGCTCCCGTGGTGCAGCCGGTCTCCGTGCTGGCACCGGAAGCCCTGGACTTTGCGTCCAGCGTCCAGGAACGCTGGGACGAGGCTGAATACCTTGCCGCACTGGACCGCGGCAAGGAAGCCATCGTGGACGGCGAGGTTTTCCAAGTGGTGATCTCGCGACGGTTCGAAATGGAATGCAAGGCATCCGCCCTCGACGTGTACCGGGTCCTGCGCAACACCAACCCCAGCCCCTACATGTACATTTTCAGCCTGGCCGACGCCGACGGCCGCGAGTACTCCATCGTCGGGTCCTCGCCGGAAGCGCTGGTCACGGTCACGGGCGAGGAGGTCATCACCCACCCCATCGCCGGCTCGCGTCCGCGCGGAAAGACCGTCGAAGCGGACAAGGCCCTGGCCGAGGAGCTCCTGGCGGACCAGAAGGAACGCGCTGAGCACCTGATGCTCGTGGACCTGTCCCGCAACGACCTCTCGAAGGTTTGCGTGGCCGGCACGGTGGACGTCACCCAGTTCATGGAGGTGGAGCGGTTCAGCCACATCATGCACCTGGTGTCCACCGTGGTGGGCCGGCTGGCCCCTCAGGCCAAAGCCTATGACGTCCTGAAGGCAACCTTCCCGGCCGGCACCCTCTCGGGTGCCCCCAAGCCCAGGGCCCTCCGCCTCCTCGATGAGCTGGAACCGCACCGACGCGGCATTTACGGCGGCGTGGTGGGCTACCTCGACTTCGCCGGCGACATGGACATGGCCATCGCCATCCGGTCCGCCCTGATCCGCGAAGGACGGGCCTACGTCCAGGCCGGTGGCGGCATCGTGGCCGACTCCGTGAACCCCACCGAGGCGCTGGAAACCGTTAACAAGGCCGCCGCCCCGCTGCGTGCCGTGCACACGGCAGGATCGCTGCACAACATTTCCGCGGACTCCCTTCCTGGCGGGACAGCGTCCTGA